The Sphingomonas sp. So64.6b genome includes a region encoding these proteins:
- a CDS encoding NAD(P)/FAD-dependent oxidoreductase, with translation MTKSYDALIIGGGHNGLVCAFYLAKAGLKVRVLERRDVIGGACVTEEFHPGFRNSTASYTVSLLRPKVIKDMRLHERGWKIIERTISNFFPHDDGYLKLGGGTARTQAEFARFSPKDAETFPKYEEALERVAEVLRDMALKTPPNAGGGVRALIAAAAQGRKLTGMDIEAQRDVMDLFVKSARSFLDSWYENDYVKAAFGFDAVVGNYASVDTPGSAYVLLHHVFGEVNGKKGAWGHSVGGMGAITKYMAEACTELGVEISLETPVAKVLVDGNRVTGVTLESGEEIAAKVVAANVGPALLYRQLVDRADMTPEFARRMDNFKAGSGTFRMNVALSELPDFSVLPGKQVAEHHTCGIIISPTLDYMDKAFTDAKAKGWSDEPIVEMKIPTSVDDSLAPPGQHIASLFCQQFAPVLPDGRNWDDEREAAADLIVDTVTKHAPNFKGSIIARQIHSPLDLERKFGLIGGDIMHGHMSLDQLWAARPMLGHGDYRSPIKGLYMCGAGTHPGGGVTGAPGHNAAHEIIRDRSVLGRLFG, from the coding sequence ATGACCAAATCCTACGACGCACTGATCATCGGCGGCGGGCATAACGGCCTGGTCTGCGCTTTCTATCTCGCCAAAGCGGGTTTGAAGGTCCGCGTGCTCGAACGCCGCGATGTGATTGGCGGGGCGTGCGTTACCGAGGAATTCCACCCCGGTTTCCGCAACTCGACCGCCAGCTACACGGTCAGCCTGCTCCGTCCCAAGGTGATCAAGGACATGCGGCTGCACGAGCGCGGCTGGAAAATCATCGAGCGCACCATCTCGAACTTCTTCCCGCATGACGACGGCTATCTGAAGCTCGGTGGCGGCACTGCGCGGACTCAGGCCGAATTCGCGCGCTTCTCACCCAAGGATGCCGAGACTTTCCCCAAGTACGAGGAAGCGCTTGAGCGCGTCGCCGAAGTGCTGCGCGACATGGCGCTGAAGACCCCACCCAATGCCGGCGGCGGCGTCCGCGCACTGATCGCCGCGGCGGCACAGGGCCGCAAACTCACCGGCATGGACATCGAGGCGCAGCGCGATGTGATGGACCTGTTCGTCAAATCGGCGCGCAGCTTCCTCGATAGCTGGTACGAGAACGACTATGTGAAGGCGGCGTTCGGCTTCGACGCGGTGGTCGGCAATTATGCCAGCGTCGATACGCCGGGGTCGGCCTATGTCCTGCTCCACCATGTGTTCGGCGAAGTAAACGGCAAGAAGGGCGCCTGGGGCCACAGCGTCGGCGGCATGGGTGCAATCACCAAATACATGGCCGAGGCGTGCACCGAACTGGGTGTCGAGATCAGCCTCGAGACGCCGGTCGCCAAGGTCCTCGTGGATGGCAACCGCGTCACCGGCGTGACGCTGGAAAGCGGCGAGGAGATCGCGGCCAAGGTAGTCGCGGCCAATGTCGGTCCGGCTTTGCTCTATCGCCAGTTGGTCGACCGCGCCGATATGACGCCCGAATTCGCGCGGCGGATGGACAATTTCAAGGCGGGGTCGGGCACGTTCCGGATGAATGTCGCTCTGTCCGAGCTGCCCGATTTCTCGGTCCTGCCGGGCAAGCAAGTGGCCGAACACCACACTTGCGGCATCATCATCTCGCCGACGCTCGATTATATGGACAAGGCGTTCACCGATGCGAAGGCCAAGGGTTGGTCGGACGAGCCGATCGTCGAGATGAAGATCCCGACCTCGGTCGACGACAGCCTCGCCCCGCCGGGACAGCATATCGCCAGCCTGTTCTGCCAACAGTTCGCGCCGGTCCTGCCTGACGGCCGCAACTGGGACGACGAACGCGAGGCGGCGGCGGACCTGATCGTCGACACCGTCACCAAGCACGCCCCCAATTTCAAAGGCTCGATCATCGCGCGGCAAATCCATTCGCCGCTCGACCTGGAGCGCAAGTTCGGGCTGATCGGCGGCGACATCATGCATGGTCATATGTCGCTCGATCAGCTCTGGGCAGCGCGGCCCATGCTTGGCCACGGCGATTATCGCAGCCCGATCAAAGGGCTCTATATGTGCGGCGCGGGCACGCATCCTGGTGGCGGCGTGACCGGCGCACCAGGGCACAATGCCGCGCATGAGATCATCCGCGATCGCAGCGTATTAGGCCGGCTGTTCGGTTAG
- a CDS encoding TetR family transcriptional regulator C-terminal domain-containing protein: protein MTQPAFSRAEPDARRLSLIEATARVLASHGAAGASVRVIAVEAGVSPGLVSHYFDGIDALIAATYVHVGERVSNALDAGVAAAGTDPRARLDAYVTASFHPPIADPGLLATWLAFWSLVKTRPGIAALHDDIYAAYRRDLEALLAECGVAPGDLRLTAIAITALVDGLWLELCLSPTTFTADEARGIAGRQIAALLG, encoded by the coding sequence ATGACTCAGCCTGCCTTCTCCCGCGCCGAACCTGATGCGCGCCGTCTCAGCCTGATCGAGGCGACCGCGCGCGTGCTTGCCTCGCATGGTGCGGCGGGGGCGTCCGTCCGGGTGATCGCGGTCGAGGCAGGCGTGTCGCCGGGGCTGGTCAGCCATTATTTCGACGGCATCGATGCGCTGATCGCCGCGACCTATGTGCATGTCGGCGAGCGGGTCAGCAATGCACTCGATGCCGGCGTAGCGGCGGCGGGAACGGATCCGCGCGCGCGGCTCGATGCCTATGTCACCGCCAGCTTCCACCCGCCGATCGCCGACCCCGGCCTGCTCGCGACTTGGCTGGCATTCTGGAGCCTGGTCAAAACGCGGCCGGGGATCGCCGCGCTGCATGACGATATCTACGCCGCCTATCGCCGCGACCTGGAGGCACTGCTGGCGGAATGCGGCGTCGCGCCCGGTGATCTGCGCCTGACCGCGATCGCGATTACCGCTCTGGTCGACGGGCTATGGCTCGAACTCTGCCTGTCGCCGACCACTTTCACCGCGGATGAGGCGCGCGGCATTGCCGGACGCCAGATCGCGGCGCTGCTGGGCTGA
- a CDS encoding aromatic ring-hydroxylating dioxygenase subunit alpha: MAHRFADMEAHDPDADWSLPGWLYTDQEYFDVEVARVIRPSWQIVCHVGDIAKPGDYHTLDYIGESVLAVRGDDGQVRAFANVCRHRAMRLVEGPQGCAKKLVCPYHAWAYELDGRLSGVPMRGDYPALDMAKNGLAPIGVEIWRGFVFVRLEDDGGPSVAEMMAPYDGQIAPYRFEDMQTISPVRARERAVNWKNVGDNYSDNLHIPVAHDGLTRLFGKSYAIEAEPWVDKMSGRLVDRPSANPWERFYQKHLPKVDHLPEENQRLWLYFKLWPNMAFDLYADQIDFMQWLPLTPTTSLLREMCFALPDAHTPQEKRREMKLVRYANWRINRTVNAEDTWLIERVQRGMASQTYTAGPIGASEVCLRSFAKKIRRIIPEARQHRAPAPGWSRRPRVVD, from the coding sequence ATGGCGCATCGTTTTGCCGATATGGAAGCGCATGATCCGGACGCGGACTGGAGTCTGCCCGGCTGGCTCTATACCGATCAGGAATATTTCGATGTCGAAGTGGCGCGGGTCATTCGCCCTTCCTGGCAGATCGTCTGTCATGTCGGGGATATCGCGAAGCCCGGCGATTACCACACGCTCGATTATATCGGCGAAAGCGTCCTCGCGGTGCGCGGCGACGATGGCCAGGTCCGCGCCTTCGCCAATGTCTGCCGCCACCGCGCGATGCGGCTGGTCGAAGGGCCGCAAGGCTGCGCGAAGAAGCTGGTCTGCCCTTATCACGCCTGGGCCTATGAGCTTGACGGGCGGTTGAGCGGCGTGCCGATGCGCGGCGATTATCCGGCGCTCGACATGGCGAAGAACGGGCTTGCTCCGATCGGGGTCGAGATCTGGCGCGGCTTCGTGTTCGTGCGGCTGGAGGATGATGGCGGGCCGTCGGTCGCCGAAATGATGGCGCCCTATGACGGTCAGATCGCCCCCTATCGCTTCGAGGACATGCAGACGATCAGCCCGGTGCGCGCGCGAGAGCGGGCGGTAAACTGGAAGAATGTCGGCGACAATTATTCCGACAATCTTCACATCCCGGTCGCGCATGACGGGCTGACCCGGCTGTTTGGCAAAAGCTATGCGATCGAGGCTGAGCCATGGGTCGACAAGATGTCGGGCCGGCTGGTCGACCGCCCTTCGGCCAATCCATGGGAGCGATTCTACCAGAAGCATCTGCCCAAGGTGGATCATTTGCCCGAGGAGAATCAGCGACTCTGGCTCTATTTCAAGCTGTGGCCGAATATGGCGTTCGACCTGTACGCCGATCAGATCGATTTCATGCAATGGCTACCGCTGACGCCGACCACATCGCTGTTGCGCGAGATGTGCTTTGCGCTGCCCGATGCCCATACTCCTCAAGAAAAGCGCCGAGAGATGAAGCTGGTGCGCTATGCCAATTGGCGGATCAACCGCACGGTCAATGCCGAGGACACCTGGCTGATCGAGCGGGTGCAGCGCGGCATGGCCTCGCAGACCTATACCGCCGGCCCGATCGGCGCGAGCGAGGTATGCCTGCGCAGTTTCGCGAAGAAGATCCGCCGCATCATCCCGGAGGCACGCCAGCACCGCGCGCCCGCGCCGGGCTGGAGCCGCCGGCCGCGAGTGGTGGATTAA
- the infA gene encoding translation initiation factor IF-1, with the protein MAKEELLEMRGQVVELLPNAMFRVKLENDHEILGHTAGKMRKNRIRVLVGDEVLVELTPYDLTKGRITYRFK; encoded by the coding sequence TTGGCCAAGGAAGAACTGCTCGAAATGCGCGGACAGGTGGTGGAGCTTTTGCCCAACGCCATGTTCCGTGTGAAGCTTGAGAATGACCATGAAATTCTTGGTCACACCGCCGGCAAGATGCGCAAGAACCGCATCCGCGTGCTGGTCGGCGACGAAGTGCTCGTCGAACTCACGCCCTATGATCTGACCAAGGGTCGTATCACCTATCGCTTCAAGTAA
- the yacG gene encoding DNA gyrase inhibitor YacG, with amino-acid sequence MAKKTACPICGKPPSETHKPFCSQGCRDRDLLQWLGEGYRIPAGPADPEAENDAQTRVQTGLDTADNDD; translated from the coding sequence ATGGCCAAGAAAACCGCCTGCCCGATCTGCGGCAAGCCACCGAGCGAAACGCACAAGCCATTCTGCAGCCAGGGATGCCGCGACCGCGACCTGCTGCAATGGCTCGGCGAGGGTTATCGCATTCCCGCCGGACCGGCCGATCCGGAAGCGGAAAATGACGCCCAGACTCGGGTGCAGACCGGACTGGACACCGCCGATAACGACGACTAA
- a CDS encoding ribonuclease — translation MAEWLYEAGIGESRAILVDRDRIVVARIEPDGVGPLVGTVSGARLTEIIVKGREGRVTLDSGEEAMCAPLPAAITQGAKLTVAILREVIPEPGRTKLARCLPSDAAPTPGPDLLARISASGHPIRQCRAHEADHFEAAGWSEVLEEATSGEIVFAGGALRLSPTPAMTLFDVDGSGPLEALAIAAASAIGSAIVRHGITGSIGIDFPTLSGKEARQAVAAAIDAALPLPFERTAMNGFGFLQIVRPRHRASLPERLRIDPAGAEARALLRMIERIPPPAPRHHIVSRRVADLIAMRSDWREELARRTGVEPIFETR, via the coding sequence TTGGCTGAGTGGCTCTACGAGGCCGGGATCGGTGAATCCCGCGCCATTCTGGTCGATCGCGACCGGATCGTCGTGGCGCGGATCGAGCCCGACGGGGTCGGCCCGCTGGTCGGCACGGTCTCCGGCGCGCGACTGACCGAGATCATCGTCAAGGGCCGCGAGGGCCGCGTGACGCTCGACAGCGGCGAGGAAGCGATGTGCGCGCCCCTGCCCGCCGCCATCACGCAAGGCGCGAAACTGACCGTGGCCATCCTCCGCGAAGTGATTCCCGAACCCGGACGCACCAAGCTCGCGCGCTGCTTGCCGAGTGATGCGGCGCCGACACCCGGTCCCGATCTGCTCGCGCGGATCAGCGCGAGCGGCCATCCGATCCGCCAGTGCCGCGCGCATGAGGCGGATCATTTCGAAGCGGCGGGCTGGTCCGAAGTGCTGGAGGAAGCGACCAGCGGCGAGATCGTCTTTGCCGGCGGCGCGCTGCGCCTGTCACCGACACCGGCAATGACGTTGTTCGACGTCGATGGATCGGGACCGCTCGAAGCACTCGCCATCGCTGCGGCGAGCGCGATCGGCTCGGCGATCGTCCGCCACGGCATCACCGGATCGATCGGCATCGATTTTCCGACCCTATCGGGCAAGGAAGCGCGTCAGGCGGTCGCCGCCGCGATCGATGCCGCACTGCCCTTGCCGTTCGAGCGCACGGCGATGAATGGCTTCGGGTTCCTGCAGATCGTGCGCCCGCGTCACCGCGCGTCACTGCCCGAGCGGCTACGCATCGACCCGGCCGGCGCCGAAGCGCGCGCTTTGCTGCGTATGATCGAACGTATTCCCCCGCCGGCCCCGCGACACCATATCGTATCGCGACGCGTCGCCGATCTGATCGCGATGCGAAGCGACTGGCGCGAAGAGCTCGCCCGCCGTACCGGCGTCGAGCCGATATTCGAGACGAGATAG
- a CDS encoding M20/M25/M40 family metallo-hydrolase, protein MRQFGSMVVAFALMTGTAHAKGADNSQAETQALDITKRAIAFRTVQGPGNQTPDYADYLKGLLIEGGFAAGDVTVTRIDDTAMFVAYYRGTDSAAKPLVISGHMDVVEAKPADWQRDPFTPIIENGYLFGRGATDMKLDGAEVIATLLQLKRDGFKPRRDIVVAFSGDEETVMKTTQALAAKFPNAELVLNADGGGGTLAEDGHPQFFTLQGAEKTYADFQLEFTNPGGHSSAPRKLNAIYQLSAALGRIGAYQFPPQANELTKAFFTEAAKQQTDEIAAAMRAFAADQTDKVAIATLTDNPAYIGQIGTTCVATMLSGGHAINALPQRATALINCRIFPGVKVEDVQAKLAEVAADPAMTIKYIDTGTIPNDASPMRPDVMKAVRKALDLGYKGVPIIPGMSAGASDSMWFRSRGVPSYGVSPTFIKESDSFSHGLNERTPLANIKPSMAYWRSLITDLSK, encoded by the coding sequence ATGCGGCAATTCGGTTCGATGGTGGTGGCGTTTGCGCTGATGACCGGCACGGCACACGCCAAAGGCGCCGACAACAGCCAGGCCGAGACCCAGGCGCTCGACATCACCAAGCGCGCGATCGCCTTTCGAACCGTGCAGGGACCGGGCAACCAGACGCCCGACTATGCTGACTATCTGAAAGGGCTGCTGATCGAGGGCGGGTTCGCCGCCGGCGATGTGACGGTGACCCGGATCGACGATACCGCGATGTTCGTCGCTTATTACCGCGGCACCGACAGCGCGGCCAAGCCGCTGGTCATTTCCGGCCATATGGATGTGGTCGAGGCCAAGCCGGCCGACTGGCAGCGCGACCCGTTCACGCCGATCATCGAGAATGGCTATCTGTTCGGACGCGGCGCGACCGACATGAAGCTCGACGGGGCGGAGGTGATCGCCACGCTGCTGCAGCTCAAGCGCGACGGCTTCAAGCCGCGGCGCGACATTGTCGTGGCCTTTTCGGGCGACGAAGAAACGGTGATGAAGACGACCCAGGCACTGGCGGCGAAATTCCCCAATGCCGAACTGGTGCTCAACGCCGATGGCGGTGGCGGCACGCTGGCCGAGGACGGCCATCCGCAATTCTTCACGCTGCAGGGCGCGGAGAAGACCTATGCCGATTTCCAGCTCGAATTCACCAATCCCGGCGGCCATTCGAGCGCACCGCGCAAGCTCAACGCGATCTATCAACTGTCCGCCGCGTTGGGCCGGATCGGCGCCTATCAATTCCCGCCCCAGGCGAACGAATTGACCAAGGCATTCTTTACCGAGGCCGCCAAGCAGCAGACCGACGAGATCGCGGCGGCGATGCGCGCCTTCGCCGCCGACCAGACCGACAAGGTGGCGATCGCCACGCTGACCGACAACCCGGCCTATATCGGCCAGATCGGTACGACTTGCGTCGCGACCATGCTCAGCGGCGGGCATGCGATCAACGCGCTGCCGCAACGCGCCACCGCGCTGATCAACTGCCGCATCTTTCCCGGCGTGAAGGTCGAGGATGTGCAGGCAAAGCTGGCCGAGGTCGCCGCCGACCCGGCGATGACGATCAAATATATCGATACCGGCACCATTCCCAACGACGCCTCGCCGATGCGGCCCGATGTGATGAAGGCGGTGAGGAAAGCACTCGACCTGGGATATAAGGGCGTGCCGATCATCCCCGGTATGTCCGCCGGGGCAAGCGATTCGATGTGGTTCCGTAGCCGCGGCGTGCCGAGTTATGGCGTCAGCCCGACCTTCATCAAGGAATCGGATTCATTCAGCCATGGCCTCAACGAGCGCACGCCGCTGGCCAATATCAAGCCGTCCATGGCTTATTGGCGGTCATTGATCACGGATTTGTCGAAATAG
- a CDS encoding Maf family protein: MPRLVLASTSPRRLELLARIGIVPHRIAAPDIDEDPLKGEEPRVYVERIAAAKAHAVDRAPGEVILAGDTTIAVGQRILGKPEDEVDLRRMLRLLSGRRHHCLSAVCVIDATGKARSRLSDTIVAFKPLSPIDIDAYVASGEGMGKAGGYAIQGRAETWVRFLSGSHSGVVGLPLFETRALLTTVGIPLG; this comes from the coding sequence GTGCCCCGCCTCGTACTGGCATCGACCAGTCCGCGACGGCTGGAACTGCTTGCCCGGATCGGTATCGTGCCGCATCGCATCGCCGCGCCCGACATCGACGAGGATCCGCTGAAAGGCGAAGAGCCCCGTGTCTATGTCGAGCGCATCGCGGCCGCCAAGGCACATGCGGTCGATCGTGCGCCGGGCGAGGTGATCCTCGCCGGCGACACGACCATTGCGGTCGGCCAGCGTATCCTGGGCAAACCCGAGGACGAGGTCGATCTGCGCCGCATGCTCAGACTGTTGTCCGGCCGGCGTCATCATTGCCTGTCGGCGGTGTGTGTGATCGACGCGACGGGCAAGGCGCGCTCGCGGCTGTCCGACACGATCGTCGCGTTCAAGCCACTCTCTCCGATCGATATCGATGCCTATGTCGCGAGCGGCGAAGGCATGGGCAAGGCGGGCGGCTATGCGATCCAGGGTCGCGCCGAGACCTGGGTGCGGTTCCTGTCCGGCAGCCATTCGGGCGTGGTCGGCCTGCCCCTGTTCGAAACGCGCGCGTTGCTGACCACCGTCGGCATTCCGCTTGGCTGA
- a CDS encoding YafY family protein: MRRADRLFQIIQVLRRHRRPLTAEAMAAELETSKRTIYRDIATLMAQRVPIRGEAGIGYVLEGGFDMPPLMLTSDEVEAAVLGAQWVRSRGDPALSRAADDLIAKLAATVPEGLRALVLEPVVVTPPAWHQTVETIDVGQLRLWCQRGRKLAIDYADESGRASERTIWPFLVGYRDAVRVVIAWCELRTDFRMFRLDRIRAARFLDDRYADRPAALRSRWLAIMNARREEERAKCSSEMPRPR, from the coding sequence ATGAGACGAGCCGACCGCCTTTTTCAAATCATCCAGGTGCTCAGACGCCATCGCCGCCCGCTGACCGCGGAGGCGATGGCGGCGGAGCTGGAGACATCGAAACGCACCATCTATCGCGACATCGCCACCCTGATGGCGCAACGCGTACCGATTCGCGGCGAAGCGGGCATCGGTTATGTGCTGGAAGGCGGGTTCGACATGCCGCCGCTGATGCTGACATCGGACGAAGTCGAGGCCGCAGTGCTCGGTGCACAATGGGTGCGGTCGCGTGGCGACCCGGCATTGTCCCGGGCGGCCGACGACCTGATCGCCAAACTCGCCGCGACGGTGCCCGAAGGCCTGCGCGCGCTCGTACTCGAACCGGTGGTGGTCACCCCGCCGGCCTGGCATCAAACCGTCGAGACGATCGACGTCGGACAGCTGCGTCTGTGGTGCCAGCGCGGTCGCAAGCTGGCGATAGACTATGCCGACGAAAGCGGGCGGGCGAGCGAGCGTACAATATGGCCGTTCCTGGTCGGTTATCGCGACGCGGTGCGCGTGGTCATCGCGTGGTGCGAGTTGCGCACGGATTTCCGCATGTTCCGGCTCGACCGCATCCGCGCGGCACGCTTCCTCGATGATCGTTATGCCGATCGTCCCGCGGCGCTGCGCTCGCGCTGGCTGGCGATCATGAACGCGCGGCGCGAGGAAGAACGGGCCAAATGCTCATCGGAAATGCCGCGGCCCCGTTGA
- a CDS encoding glutathione S-transferase family protein, with protein sequence MLALYHAPRSRSGRTVWLLEELGAAYDIRFVDIVYGDGSGRRDPANVHPDGKVPALVDGDALVTESLAVALYLTDLLPEAGLGVLVGDPARGTYLTWLAWCAGELEPTIFAQMTGAGDDPRAKAGFDAVVARIDAALAAGPYLMGDRFTAVDVMVGGTLAWARSVMPPSAALDAYLARLNERPASIAACAKDAPAADRQAA encoded by the coding sequence ATGCTGGCACTTTATCACGCACCCCGCTCGCGTTCGGGCCGCACCGTCTGGCTGCTCGAGGAACTCGGTGCGGCCTATGACATCCGCTTTGTCGATATCGTCTACGGTGACGGCAGCGGCCGGCGCGATCCCGCCAATGTCCATCCCGACGGCAAGGTGCCCGCGCTGGTCGATGGCGACGCGCTGGTCACCGAAAGCCTGGCGGTCGCGCTCTATCTGACCGACCTGTTACCAGAGGCCGGGCTGGGCGTCCTGGTCGGCGATCCTGCACGCGGCACCTATTTGACCTGGCTGGCCTGGTGCGCCGGTGAACTGGAGCCGACGATCTTCGCACAGATGACCGGCGCGGGCGACGACCCGCGCGCAAAGGCAGGCTTCGATGCTGTCGTGGCGCGGATCGATGCGGCGCTGGCTGCGGGTCCGTATCTGATGGGTGATCGCTTTACCGCGGTCGATGTGATGGTCGGGGGCACGCTCGCCTGGGCTCGTTCGGTGATGCCGCCCAGCGCGGCGCTCGATGCGTATCTCGCGCGGTTGAACGAACGCCCGGCGAGTATCGCTGCCTGCGCGAAGGATGCACCGGCAGCGGACCGTCAGGCGGCCTGA
- a CDS encoding oxygenase MpaB family protein has protein sequence MNPVRAIVERQIDSLVGPSASDAQFDLSTGDDGLFGPGSVAWDVHGDFATMMVGGVAALLLQMLHPGALAGVWDHSDFRRDMRGRLRRTARFVGGTTYASTEQAEAMIDRVRRIHDRVAGTLPDGTPYSATDPVLLTWVHVAESASFLAAYRRYRAPTMSAARQDRYFAEVAVVARRLGATGIPETKAAVDAYLEAMRPQLRADERTRTIAHALFNPPADTLAMKPMQSLTMAAGIDLLPPWAAAMHGLTQSRPHRHLVRAGTAGIGMALRWALSERTARKDSLLRARAASRS, from the coding sequence ATGAACCCGGTCCGTGCCATCGTCGAACGTCAGATCGACAGTCTTGTCGGCCCCTCGGCCAGCGACGCGCAGTTCGACTTGTCGACCGGGGACGACGGGTTGTTCGGACCGGGGTCGGTCGCCTGGGATGTGCATGGCGATTTCGCGACAATGATGGTCGGCGGCGTCGCCGCACTGTTGCTGCAGATGCTCCATCCCGGTGCGCTGGCCGGCGTGTGGGATCATTCGGATTTTCGCCGCGACATGCGCGGGCGGCTGCGGCGCACGGCACGTTTCGTCGGCGGCACGACCTATGCCTCGACCGAACAGGCCGAGGCGATGATCGACCGGGTGCGGCGCATCCATGATCGCGTCGCGGGCACCCTGCCTGACGGCACGCCCTATTCGGCGACTGACCCGGTGCTGCTCACCTGGGTCCATGTCGCGGAATCGGCGAGTTTCCTTGCCGCCTATCGCCGCTACCGCGCGCCCACGATGTCGGCGGCGCGGCAGGACCGTTATTTCGCCGAGGTGGCGGTGGTCGCGCGGCGGCTCGGCGCCACCGGCATTCCCGAGACAAAGGCGGCGGTCGACGCCTATCTCGAAGCGATGCGTCCGCAGCTGCGCGCCGATGAGCGGACGCGGACCATCGCCCATGCGCTGTTCAATCCGCCGGCCGACACGCTGGCGATGAAGCCGATGCAGTCGCTGACCATGGCGGCGGGTATCGACCTGCTGCCGCCCTGGGCCGCCGCGATGCACGGCCTGACTCAGTCACGGCCGCATCGTCATCTGGTCCGCGCCGGCACTGCGGGCATCGGCATGGCGTTGCGCTGGGCGCTGAGCGAACGCACCGCCCGCAAGGATTCGCTGCTGCGTGCGCGGGCGGCGTCGCGGTCCTAA